A single Natranaerobius thermophilus JW/NM-WN-LF DNA region contains:
- a CDS encoding FecCD family ABC transporter permease gives MSRNIQQQEIQNPEQAYISSTNKKILVILCLITVLFIVSLLALSYGASSVGPVDAFNILTSPIRSTDAVAEVSNTEKIIVLQLRLPRVLLAVMAGFSLAGAGVVMQGILRNPLVSPYTLGLSSGAAFGAALAIVLQVGIFGSGLSSYHELFIPANAFVFAMLTMFFIYIISSMKGATSETLILAGVAIGYFFSALVSALKYISDSDELPELVYWLMGSIIGANWTNIIIIFIPMVISIVILLRYSWDLNVLGGGEEVAKSLGVDVKRMKIICLIFSSLIAAVAVAFTGIIGFVGLVGPHISRIIVGADYRFLLPTSCFMGALLLLSADTLARTMIAPSEIPVGIVTSLLGVPFFLYLLLKKRKVWWQ, from the coding sequence ATGAGTAGAAATATTCAGCAACAAGAGATCCAAAACCCTGAACAGGCCTACATATCTTCAACAAACAAAAAGATCTTGGTAATTTTGTGTTTAATCACTGTTTTATTTATTGTATCTCTATTAGCCCTTTCATACGGAGCTTCTTCCGTTGGCCCGGTAGATGCTTTTAATATTTTAACTTCACCAATCAGAAGTACAGATGCAGTAGCTGAAGTTTCAAATACAGAAAAAATCATAGTATTACAGCTGCGTTTACCTCGGGTCCTTTTGGCAGTGATGGCGGGATTTTCTTTGGCAGGAGCAGGCGTAGTGATGCAGGGGATTTTAAGAAATCCACTGGTAAGTCCTTATACCTTGGGGCTTTCCAGTGGAGCTGCTTTTGGCGCTGCCTTAGCCATAGTACTGCAGGTTGGAATTTTTGGAAGCGGGTTATCCAGTTATCATGAATTATTTATACCTGCTAATGCCTTTGTCTTCGCTATGTTGACCATGTTTTTTATTTATATCATTTCTAGTATGAAAGGGGCTACTTCCGAAACCTTGATTTTGGCAGGTGTAGCCATAGGTTATTTCTTTTCAGCCCTGGTTTCAGCTTTAAAATATATCAGTGATTCCGATGAATTACCGGAACTGGTTTACTGGTTAATGGGAAGTATTATTGGAGCTAACTGGACTAATATTATAATTATCTTTATCCCAATGGTGATTTCAATAGTGATTTTATTACGTTATTCCTGGGATTTAAATGTTTTAGGTGGAGGAGAAGAAGTAGCCAAAAGTTTAGGTGTTGATGTCAAAAGGATGAAGATAATTTGTCTGATATTTTCATCTTTGATTGCTGCTGTAGCTGTAGCTTTTACCGGTATTATTGGTTTTGTGGGTCTGGTAGGTCCTCACATCAGCAGGATAATAGTAGGAGCTGATTATCGATTTTTACTGCCAACTTCTTGTTTCATGGGAGCTTTGTTACTTTTATCAGCCGATACCCTGGCGAGAACTATGATTGCTCCGTCAGAAATACCTGTGGGAATAGTTACTTCATTACTTGGGGTTCCCTTCTTTTTATATCTACTATTAAAAAAGAGAAAGGTTTGGTGGCAGTGA
- a CDS encoding ABC transporter substrate-binding protein: protein MKKELSYIITILLISLMMALGITGCQGQQEDQVSQEKASENQEQQEKEQQEKDQKEQQEQEKQQEQITIVDSEGRSVEVPSPPEKVVVANSNINELLYILESEDKTVGVADSITFPPEAQEYPEVGSVFSPNAEKILELDPDIVFGFGQYMDQDIKKQIELADIPVVFLDGYKIETLTQDIRTMGLIMDRESQAEEYIDFIEGHMQLITDRIDEIEDEDKVSVYSETQAEYSAYASGSGAHQALLKAGGVNLAGNEPGSSVTISDEWILEQDPDVIVKNLSDRNVAIGYEEDSHDEITEELAAMVDRPGWDELTAVNEDRVVGISTDLYTSPRSVVGLSYLAKWFYPEQFNDVEPKEIHRELLEEYYGLEYQGVWVYPHE from the coding sequence TTGAAAAAAGAACTGTCTTACATAATTACTATTTTATTAATTTCTTTGATGATGGCCCTAGGCATTACAGGCTGCCAAGGTCAACAAGAGGATCAAGTAAGCCAGGAAAAAGCGAGCGAAAATCAGGAGCAACAAGAAAAGGAGCAACAAGAAAAGGACCAAAAAGAACAACAGGAACAAGAAAAACAACAAGAACAAATAACAATAGTGGATTCTGAAGGTAGATCTGTTGAAGTACCATCACCTCCAGAAAAAGTGGTAGTAGCTAATTCCAATATCAATGAATTACTCTACATTTTAGAATCAGAAGACAAAACCGTCGGTGTGGCAGACTCTATAACATTTCCACCTGAAGCCCAAGAGTATCCCGAAGTCGGAAGCGTCTTTTCACCAAATGCGGAAAAAATCCTTGAACTAGATCCTGACATAGTATTTGGCTTTGGCCAATACATGGATCAAGATATCAAAAAACAGATTGAACTTGCTGACATACCCGTAGTGTTTCTAGATGGATACAAAATTGAAACTTTGACACAAGATATTAGAACTATGGGTTTGATTATGGACCGAGAATCTCAAGCAGAAGAATATATAGACTTTATTGAAGGTCATATGCAACTGATTACAGATCGAATTGACGAGATCGAAGATGAAGACAAGGTATCTGTTTATTCGGAAACCCAGGCAGAATACAGTGCTTATGCCAGTGGTTCCGGTGCTCATCAGGCATTATTGAAAGCCGGAGGGGTAAATTTGGCAGGCAATGAACCTGGTTCATCTGTCACTATTAGCGATGAATGGATTTTGGAGCAAGACCCTGATGTAATTGTCAAAAACTTATCAGATCGAAACGTAGCCATTGGATATGAAGAGGATAGCCATGATGAGATTACTGAAGAACTTGCCGCCATGGTGGACAGGCCCGGCTGGGATGAGCTGACTGCTGTAAATGAAGATAGGGTAGTTGGTATTTCTACTGATTTGTACACATCCCCCCGAAGTGTAGTCGGTTTAAGTTATTTGGCCAAGTGGTTTTACCCAGAACAATTTAACGATGTTGAACCAAAAGAGATTCATAGGGAATTACTAGAAGAATATTACGGTTTAGAATATCAAGGGGTGTGGGTATATCCCCATGAGTAG
- a CDS encoding right-handed parallel beta-helix repeat-containing protein has protein sequence MELLFSFFDVLETTDNVMSDIQNVFAALSLIVLIPVWLFGYKLFKLWIAFTGFVMGGLLSSSITFASVGPSTGAAGIAVVVGILFGIFGAYIALKVYFLGVFLSVSLVTGLIALALTRGMIELSVIFGIILGIVAVYFVKPSIIISTGISGGSSVAGVIAGVFGLNIALQILLYPITIAFGIWFQFVTNKSKDKSTSTDITSANTKHETHENQDESHRHENIEKENNENKKPSKSETATHSRLAESSDSENLDKKDEKESSNIDDLTSSIESAINDLGTTLKSKLIELKEYIGYRLSKNSRKTNQILLGSLSVVVVVVLMFLLMIITDPGGAEEAPMVEDFSSQKDEREKEQEKTKSDKDQTDKDQSDEDESHEDQDELTSESNQDQDSSSSKIKLYSQDGGDSTTSPERYDSIQKAIEMAQSGDIIEISPGTYQENINLEGKDITISGLDPHNEEKVQKTVIDGGRTGPIVTASNGEDATIQGITITGGSGKNYEIGNLEYDVGGGILVKDGSTLLLENNIITGNIDGGIFAGPQSQLDIKNNSISNNSTERLGGAGIYAKDNTKLTITDSTITDNSTYSSGGGVFARDEVELSLINNTITKNYSGGDGGGVYSSSNHDVELRNNDISRNEGYFGAGIASYSDRQLTLVNNDINQNESLDIGGGILIDGSEAMIDSNTINENEAECSGGAIRADRAMVTIDGNEIIGNYARTGGGISIVNRSTGGGVTENEIRENDSVGVHVHNIKGLNIEGNDIIGQKRTGIYALNESDLKIEDNVISNNKTGLVLFHKTFSEITDNIIKDHEKTGILLDRESEADILSNEIIDNQDSGILYSPDSKANTEDNSFSGNVPEDVGEFVE, from the coding sequence ATGGAGCTATTGTTTAGTTTCTTCGATGTACTTGAAACTACAGATAATGTAATGTCTGATATTCAAAATGTTTTTGCCGCTTTATCTCTAATAGTGTTAATACCTGTATGGCTGTTTGGTTACAAATTATTTAAACTGTGGATTGCTTTTACAGGTTTTGTGATGGGCGGTTTGTTAAGTTCATCTATTACCTTTGCCTCAGTTGGACCTTCTACTGGTGCGGCGGGAATAGCAGTAGTTGTGGGTATATTATTTGGTATTTTTGGTGCTTACATAGCATTAAAAGTGTATTTTTTAGGTGTGTTTTTGTCAGTTTCTTTAGTAACAGGGCTCATTGCTCTAGCCTTAACCAGGGGAATGATTGAACTATCCGTGATTTTTGGAATAATTCTTGGTATAGTGGCTGTTTATTTTGTCAAACCTTCGATAATCATTTCTACAGGGATTTCAGGAGGTTCTTCAGTAGCAGGTGTAATAGCAGGAGTATTTGGTTTGAATATAGCCTTACAAATACTACTCTATCCCATTACTATAGCTTTTGGAATTTGGTTTCAGTTTGTCACAAATAAAAGTAAAGATAAATCAACCTCAACTGATATAACTTCTGCAAATACTAAACATGAAACCCATGAAAACCAAGATGAAAGTCACAGACATGAAAACATTGAAAAAGAAAACAATGAAAATAAAAAGCCGAGCAAAAGTGAAACCGCGACTCACAGTAGATTAGCTGAAAGCAGTGACAGTGAAAATCTAGACAAAAAAGACGAGAAGGAAAGTAGCAATATAGATGACTTGACCTCTTCTATAGAGTCAGCAATTAATGATTTAGGAACTACTTTAAAAAGCAAATTAATAGAACTAAAAGAATATATTGGTTATCGGTTGTCAAAAAACTCCAGAAAAACTAATCAAATTCTCTTGGGTAGCTTATCAGTTGTGGTTGTTGTGGTTCTAATGTTTTTATTAATGATTATTACTGATCCGGGAGGGGCAGAAGAAGCACCCATGGTTGAAGATTTTTCTAGTCAAAAAGATGAACGGGAGAAAGAACAGGAGAAAACAAAATCAGATAAAGATCAAACAGATAAAGATCAATCAGATGAAGATGAATCACACGAAGATCAAGATGAACTAACATCTGAAAGTAACCAAGATCAAGACTCTAGTAGTTCAAAGATAAAACTATACAGTCAAGATGGTGGAGATAGTACAACAAGCCCGGAAAGGTATGATTCTATTCAAAAAGCAATTGAAATGGCACAATCAGGGGACATAATCGAAATTTCTCCAGGTACCTATCAGGAAAATATCAACCTTGAAGGTAAAGATATTACGATATCAGGCCTTGACCCCCATAACGAAGAAAAGGTCCAAAAGACTGTAATTGATGGAGGAAGAACTGGGCCCATAGTAACTGCTTCAAATGGAGAAGATGCAACAATCCAAGGTATTACCATTACTGGCGGTAGTGGGAAAAATTACGAAATCGGTAATTTGGAATATGATGTAGGTGGTGGAATTTTGGTTAAAGACGGCTCCACTCTCCTACTAGAGAATAATATTATTACAGGAAACATTGATGGCGGAATTTTTGCTGGTCCTCAATCACAGCTGGATATCAAGAATAACTCTATTAGTAACAACAGTACCGAAAGACTAGGTGGGGCAGGAATTTACGCTAAAGACAATACAAAACTTACTATTACTGATAGTACTATTACTGATAACAGTACCTACTCTAGTGGTGGAGGAGTCTTTGCCAGGGATGAAGTAGAGCTTAGTCTTATAAATAATACTATTACCAAGAATTATTCAGGTGGTGATGGTGGTGGAGTTTATAGTAGTTCCAATCATGATGTTGAGTTAAGAAACAATGACATTTCACGTAATGAAGGTTATTTTGGAGCTGGCATCGCCTCTTACAGTGATCGGCAACTCACTTTAGTAAATAATGATATCAATCAGAATGAATCGCTCGATATAGGTGGTGGCATTTTAATTGATGGTTCAGAAGCCATGATAGACAGTAACACTATCAATGAGAATGAAGCCGAATGTTCTGGAGGTGCAATCCGTGCTGATAGGGCCATGGTAACTATTGATGGAAACGAAATCATTGGAAACTATGCCAGAACTGGTGGGGGAATTTCTATCGTAAACAGATCTACAGGTGGAGGAGTAACTGAAAATGAAATTAGGGAAAATGATAGTGTCGGGGTTCATGTACACAATATAAAAGGACTTAATATTGAAGGCAACGATATTATAGGTCAAAAAAGAACAGGAATATATGCCTTAAATGAATCCGACTTGAAAATTGAAGATAATGTTATTAGTAATAATAAGACGGGCTTAGTTCTTTTTCACAAAACATTTAGTGAAATCACAGATAATATTATCAAAGATCATGAAAAAACAGGTATTTTACTTGATAGAGAATCTGAAGCGGATATTCTAAGTAATGAAATTATCGATAATCAAGATAGTGGAATTCTTTATAGTCCCGATTCTAAAGCCAATACGGAAGATAACTCTTTTAGTGGAAATGTCCCTGAAGATGTTGGCGAATTCGTTGAATAA
- a CDS encoding DUF5673 domain-containing protein, giving the protein MSTVMILLFYLIVIGYIIYLTLGIKKLGDLRKRIITGLDKIGMVFIAIFPLGLASYLTITRFISYIEGSQYSVFQTTFYDVMDTGLYVVLFLALIYLIWRSGEIREKGLFLKPYLLKWDDINSYQIIKELSSSEVLEIITTRKNPITKKPIKINWSLEKHDAKVVKQVLDDNLG; this is encoded by the coding sequence TTGAGCACAGTTATGATACTATTATTTTATTTAATTGTGATTGGCTACATAATCTATTTAACTTTAGGAATAAAAAAACTTGGAGATTTAAGAAAGCGTATTATAACAGGTCTGGACAAGATTGGTATGGTTTTTATAGCTATATTTCCCTTGGGTTTGGCAAGCTATTTAACAATAACAAGGTTTATTTCTTATATCGAAGGTTCCCAGTATTCTGTTTTTCAAACTACTTTTTACGATGTTATGGATACAGGTTTATATGTTGTTCTCTTTTTGGCATTGATCTATTTAATTTGGCGAAGCGGTGAAATCAGGGAAAAAGGCCTGTTTTTAAAGCCATACTTATTAAAATGGGATGATATTAACTCGTACCAAATAATAAAGGAATTGAGCTCGTCCGAGGTATTAGAAATAATCACAACTAGAAAGAACCCCATTACAAAAAAGCCAATAAAAATCAACTGGTCCTTAGAAAAGCATGATGCCAAGGTAGTAAAACAAGTTTTAGATGATAACCTTGGTTAA
- a CDS encoding response regulator → MYVDILILEVDYYTQKYYHKLVKKNRYVNNVYSTSSESEAIEICKDCNIDIALIDVELTNKNNNNAYLDAAKRIKKSIPDIEFIFITVYSGIALQSLDSNSVYYLVKPIKEEQLFIILDELVEKIRNKNQT, encoded by the coding sequence ATGTATGTGGATATTTTGATTTTAGAAGTTGATTATTATACTCAAAAATATTATCATAAACTCGTCAAGAAAAATAGATACGTTAACAATGTATATTCTACTTCAAGTGAAAGCGAAGCTATTGAAATATGTAAAGATTGTAATATTGATATAGCTTTGATTGATGTAGAATTGACAAATAAAAATAACAATAATGCATACTTAGATGCGGCCAAAAGGATTAAGAAAAGTATACCTGATATTGAATTTATTTTTATAACAGTTTATTCTGGAATCGCATTGCAGTCACTTGACAGTAATTCTGTATATTATTTAGTTAAACCAATAAAAGAAGAACAATTATTTATAATTCTTGATGAATTGGTAGAAAAAATAAGAAATAAAAATCAAACATAA
- a CDS encoding cyclic lactone autoinducer peptide produces the protein MKRQAFVVIAKVLSLVALLGVSTASIYYLHEPEVPTKLKKYFR, from the coding sequence TTGAAAAGACAGGCCTTTGTTGTGATTGCTAAAGTCCTTAGTTTAGTTGCTCTATTAGGAGTTAGTACTGCAAGTATTTACTATTTACATGAGCCCGAAGTCCCTACCAAACTGAAAAAATACTTTAGATGA
- a CDS encoding accessory gene regulator ArgB-like protein, translating into MIKRLSNLLANKVGSELNRDQEDIEVYSYALEVIIGAVIKGVVFLTVGLLLGILPEFILVMAVFGIMRTVIGGTHFQCYTKCLFSTLVMILMIIWVADFLPTSIKGIAFISALLFSTSIYWILKYAPAVWNKDKKGYQDYKKTYIFPKIVSIAWIMITGGLFYYVSPLHGYLSLLSGTFASLLITSTSFKIISHLDMRLLVNNQERKEA; encoded by the coding sequence ATGATAAAAAGATTATCTAATCTTTTGGCAAACAAAGTGGGTTCTGAACTCAATCGAGACCAAGAAGATATAGAAGTATATAGCTATGCCCTTGAAGTGATAATTGGTGCAGTTATCAAGGGGGTAGTCTTTTTAACAGTGGGGTTATTACTGGGAATTTTACCTGAATTTATATTGGTTATGGCAGTTTTTGGGATAATGCGAACAGTGATAGGGGGCACCCACTTCCAATGTTATACAAAATGCTTGTTCTCAACCCTGGTAATGATACTTATGATTATTTGGGTAGCAGATTTTCTCCCAACTTCAATCAAAGGAATAGCTTTTATTTCTGCTCTATTGTTTTCGACTTCAATTTATTGGATATTAAAATATGCCCCGGCAGTTTGGAATAAAGACAAAAAGGGGTATCAAGATTACAAAAAAACATATATCTTTCCTAAAATAGTTTCCATTGCCTGGATAATGATCACAGGTGGATTGTTTTACTATGTAAGTCCATTACATGGATATTTGTCCCTTTTAAGCGGTACTTTTGCCAGCCTTTTAATAACTTCAACTAGCTTTAAGATAATAAGTCATTTGGATATGAGATTATTAGTAAATAATCAAGAAAGAAAGGAGGCATAA
- a CDS encoding sensor histidine kinase, with translation MKRIDSYVILLILINAAIVTSVIVQIHPLIDVHSYSLLLLSINFLVIIFSFLILWFLRIRGQELRKEVEIENLQNYVEKTKMLIDALNVQAHEHKRNLQTLKAMIALREIEEAEEYLNEITENQKTTDMYLYVEDPALNVTLNTQKKLAKNKNINFNFGFKDDISTWNIRSWDVNAIVGNLLNNSFEAVMNRKKTKRYVGLEFLKDEESDSKIIRIINSGPKLSDSQKSKIFEQGYSTKGSGRGYGLHIVKEIVDKYHGEIKITSNEFKTVFELVLPLCEEETSDDKKII, from the coding sequence ATGAAACGAATTGATTCATATGTAATTCTTTTAATTTTGATTAATGCAGCTATTGTAACCAGTGTCATTGTTCAAATACACCCCTTAATTGATGTTCATTCATATAGTTTATTATTGCTTTCAATAAATTTTTTAGTAATTATTTTTTCATTTCTCATCTTATGGTTCTTAAGGATTCGCGGACAAGAATTGAGAAAAGAAGTAGAAATAGAAAATCTGCAAAACTATGTTGAAAAGACTAAAATGTTAATAGATGCTTTAAATGTTCAGGCACATGAACATAAAAGAAATCTACAAACTCTTAAAGCTATGATAGCTTTAAGAGAAATCGAAGAGGCAGAAGAATATCTTAATGAGATTACTGAAAATCAAAAGACTACTGATATGTATTTATATGTCGAGGATCCAGCTCTCAATGTAACCCTAAACACCCAGAAAAAATTAGCTAAGAATAAAAATATAAATTTTAATTTTGGCTTTAAAGACGATATTTCCACATGGAATATCAGGTCATGGGATGTAAATGCCATAGTGGGAAATTTATTAAATAATTCTTTTGAAGCTGTTATGAATAGAAAGAAAACAAAGCGTTATGTAGGACTTGAGTTCTTAAAAGATGAAGAAAGTGATTCCAAAATAATTAGAATTATAAATAGCGGTCCTAAACTTTCGGATTCGCAAAAATCTAAAATCTTTGAACAGGGATACTCAACAAAGGGAAGTGGTAGAGGATACGGATTACATATAGTTAAAGAAATTGTCGATAAATATCACGGTGAAATAAAAATAACCTCAAATGAATTTAAAACAGTCTTTGAATTAGTCCTTCCTTTATGTGAGGAGGAAACTAGTGATGATAAAAAGATTATCTAA